Below is a window of Fulvitalea axinellae DNA.
AAAATGCTGTCGGCGCCAGAGGCCGAGGTTAACAGGCCGTCGGCTCGCTTTACGTTTTCTTCCACCGTCAGCGGTTCGTTCCAGTCCACTTTCACGATCATATCACGCTTGGGCACGGCCGGAAAACGGCGTTGCGGTAACCAATTCAACAACAATCCGGTAAGGACCACGCAAAGCAGAAAGGCCCCCAGAAATACTTTTATATTTCGGAAAACGAAAAAGAAGCCCCGCTCATACCAACCCTCGTAGTCGAAAAGCTCCATCCAACGGGCCATCCAGCGTGGTGTTTTCAGCATATCGCGCAAGTGGATAATGCGGTAATACACCGGCAAGAGCGTAACACTAACCACCAACGACACCAACAGTCCGGCGGCTACGGCCATAGCTTGGTCATAAAACAACGCGCCCGACAATCCGCTCAAAAAAATCAGGGGAACAAATACGGAACAGGTGGTAAGCACCGAACTAAGCAAGGGCCGGAATACCGTAGCGGAACCCAATACGCAAGCGGCCGTAAGCTTCTCTCCGCGGGCCCGGTACTGCGCTATATTGTCGATCACGATAATCGAATTGTCAATCATCATTCCCACGCCCAGCACCAAGCCCGATAGGGAAATGATATTGACGGAAACGCCCATTGCCTCAAAACAAAGAAAAGTGATAGCCAAAGAGACCGGCACCGTAAGCCCCGTAAGCAACGGCGAACGCAGATCGCGCATAAAGAAGAACATCACCAAAAAGGCCAGCAAGGCTCCGGTAAAAAGCGTCTGTTCCAAATTGGAAATGGCGTAACGCAAAAGCTCCGTCTGGTCCCGCGACAGGTTGATCCGCACTTCCGGATATTCCTTTTCCATATTGGCCATCACCTTGCGGAGCGATTTGTCAAGGTCTTCCATTCGGGCGTCGGCGCGTTTGATCACGGCCATCGTCACAGCAGGAACACCATCCACGGCGCAAAGTCCCTCGCGCTCTTTAGGCCGGACAGTCACTTTAGCCACATCACCGATACGCAACAGCCGGTCGCCGGCCTTCAGTGGCAAATTCCGGATATCCTCCACCGTTTCCAGCTCGGAGGCGAAAGTCACGAAATAGCGGTAATAACCGTCGCGCACGCTCAGCTGGCCCACGTTTCTATTATGCTCCTTCAGCGCCTGCGATATTGTACCATTACCGATATTATAACCGCTCAGCAAAGCCGGATCGGTCTCTATAATTATTTCCGGACGGGTACCTCCGCTAACATCGGCCATAGCCACCTCGTCCAAGCGTTCCAAACGCCGGCGAATTACGGCGTCGGAAAAACGGCTTAGCTCCAAGAAGCGCTTTTCGTCCACACTGTCCGAAGCCAGACGCACGTGCAGAAAGAACACCGGCACATCCGCCGCCCCGGCCTTCACCACCCGCGGGCGGTCCATCTCACGCGGGAAACTGTTCATCACCCTGTCCAGCTTCTCGTTTACCTCTATAAAAGCCCGGTCCACGTCGGCGCCGTACTCAAAGCGCAAACGCAGATCCGCCTCGCCGTCGTTGGTCTGGCTCTCCACCGACTGCAGGTAGCCCACCTGCGTCAACTGGCGACGGACCTTGGAGGTAAACTGACGCTCAAACTCCAAAGCCGAACGGTCGGGATAAGATAGGCGGACGGTAATCTCGGGAATATCGGTATCCGGCAACAACGACACCGGCAAGCGCCCCGCCGAAAGCAGGCCCAGCACCACGGCCGCCAAAAACACCACCGTCACCGCAATCGGACGTTTGATCAGAAAATCTAGCATGGTTGGGTATTACTTTTTGGTTGTTGGTATGAGATATCAAAGAGTTTGGCGAAACGTCATGCGATTCATCAAAAGGCCTCTCTGAACGTAGAGACAAGGCATGCCATGTCTCTACAAGCCAATCACCACATCAAAACCAATAGAATTATATTTAAAAAAAGAATAGATACTTATTGAGTCATATTTAAGATTCATAGCTGAAAAATTTAATTAAAAAATAAACTATAAAACAATAGCATCAATATAACGAAAAGATTCGTTTGAAAAATATTTCAGCCGGAAAATTTAACCCGAGCGATTATGTAAACGCCTCCATTTTTACTTTTTCCTCACTTTCACCTTAGCCTGATGTCCCAGATTAACATTACCGGCCACCACCACACGGTCACCGGATTTCACTTTGCCTCCGGCCAAAACCTGCTGTTCAGAATTCGAAGGGCCTAGCTCCACCTCATTCCAAACGGCCCTGCCTTCCGACACCGTAAACACCACCGACCTGCCCGAACGGGTAACCACAGCGCTTTTGGGTACTACCAAGAGCCCAGGCATCAGCTTAGTCAGCGTCACTTTAACGTTCATGCCCTCGCGCAAGCTTCCGTCGGCATTGCGCAAACGGGCCCGAACGCGCACCAATCCGTTTTCGTCCACCAACGGATTGACCGAAACCACCCGCCCGGTGTACTCTTTACCGGCAAACGCAAAAGCTTCAGCCTTAACCGGCATCCCCTCTGACAAATCCGGCGCTTCGGACTCCAAAACGGAAAACTCCAGATCAAAGGCGCTATCGTCAATCAGCCGGCAGAACGGCTTGCCCGCTTCCGGACGCTGATACATCCGTCCGTTCAGATTGGCCACCAAACCCGAAAACGGCGCCCGGGCCCGGGTCTTGGACAGCGCCAACCTAGCCCTGGCCAAACCGGTCAGGGCCGACTCATAGCCCTTCTCGATACGCCCCAAACGAACGACCGCGGGATCTGCCTTGGCCGTATCCGCCAAACC
It encodes the following:
- a CDS encoding efflux RND transporter permease subunit, translating into MLDFLIKRPIAVTVVFLAAVVLGLLSAGRLPVSLLPDTDIPEITVRLSYPDRSALEFERQFTSKVRRQLTQVGYLQSVESQTNDGEADLRLRFEYGADVDRAFIEVNEKLDRVMNSFPREMDRPRVVKAGAADVPVFFLHVRLASDSVDEKRFLELSRFSDAVIRRRLERLDEVAMADVSGGTRPEIIIETDPALLSGYNIGNGTISQALKEHNRNVGQLSVRDGYYRYFVTFASELETVEDIRNLPLKAGDRLLRIGDVAKVTVRPKEREGLCAVDGVPAVTMAVIKRADARMEDLDKSLRKVMANMEKEYPEVRINLSRDQTELLRYAISNLEQTLFTGALLAFLVMFFFMRDLRSPLLTGLTVPVSLAITFLCFEAMGVSVNIISLSGLVLGVGMMIDNSIIVIDNIAQYRARGEKLTAACVLGSATVFRPLLSSVLTTCSVFVPLIFLSGLSGALFYDQAMAVAAGLLVSLVVSVTLLPVYYRIIHLRDMLKTPRWMARWMELFDYEGWYERGFFFVFRNIKVFLGAFLLCVVLTGLLLNWLPQRRFPAVPKRDMIVKVDWNEPLTVEENVKRADGLLTSASGADSILAYHEYRVGVQDFLMSRDEPGPTEATLYLLASEPESLPVLRKRVSDWMATAFPTATLTFEKAPDVFDHVFDQGGAQLVLGLSSDKGERMEVEDVERLAERVSAAVPEYGISGPTYREALAVSLNFERLKLYGITASQAIATLKAALNSDFVDKLRGTDEFVPVLIGEKAKPIGKVLEQTMIYGAEGKQYPLSTFLKVRNDRGLKEIAGNGGGEYLPFRIETPQGKEEEVIDKLKRTFVNDDKLSATFMGTYFENQELMLEMGFVFLVSLGLLYLILAAQFESLKQPLIVLIEVPVSAAGALGLLAVAGGSLNLMSAIGIIVMCGIIINDSILKIDTVNRLRSEEGFGVLRAIAEAGKRRLKPILMTSMTTILALVPFLFVTDLGGALQKPLALTVIGGMTVGTLVSLYFVPLCYWLAERGSDKVKVNMEPAEVEA
- a CDS encoding efflux RND transporter periplasmic adaptor subunit, which gives rise to MQIAPAQITNFERRIIGNGKLIAVQSASLEVTGSGVVTVLNVSEGDRIGKGQLVGALDDAEAKLGLAEAERKLEQAKAGLRDFMFARGFEGGLADTAKADPAVVRLGRIEKGYESALTGLARARLALSKTRARAPFSGLVANLNGRMYQRPEAGKPFCRLIDDSAFDLEFSVLESEAPDLSEGMPVKAEAFAFAGKEYTGRVVSVNPLVDENGLVRVRARLRNADGSLREGMNVKVTLTKLMPGLLVVPKSAVVTRSGRSVVFTVSEGRAVWNEVELGPSNSEQQVLAGGKVKSGDRVVVAGNVNLGHQAKVKVRKK